One window from the genome of Cucumis melo cultivar AY chromosome 12, USDA_Cmelo_AY_1.0, whole genome shotgun sequence encodes:
- the LOC103484398 gene encoding BTB/POZ and TAZ domain-containing protein 1-like — translation MEALHLPSEIHPHFLASAVKDRKPDFQELPEPDIHIVTSAGLRIPAHSTILASVSSVLENMIEQPRKHRSSEKVIQILGVPCEAVVSFVQFLYTSRCPEEYLKKYGIHLLALSHVYLVPHLKQRCTKHLARNLSIHSVIDILQLARMCDAPDLSLSCMKMVSTHFKAVEKTEGWKFLQKHDSWLELQILQFMDESELRKKRCRRQRKEQRVYLQLSDAMECLEHICKEGCTNVGPLDVEPTKKQPCSKYSTCRGVQLLIKHFATCENRVHGGACWRCKRMWQLLRLHASICHQSDACKVPLCRQFKQKMKQENIEKEDAKWKLLVKKVLSAKTISSVCLPKRKRAVRDAMSADCIKSFRLQSDSCH, via the exons ATGGAAGCTCTTCATCTTCCTTCCGAAATCCACCCCCATTTCCTAGCCTCCGCAGTCAAGGATCGCAAACCAGATTTCCAGGAGCTGCCGGAGCCTGACATTCATATCGTTACCTCCGCTGGACTTCGTATACCTGCGCATTCCACCATACTG GCCTCGGTTTCATCGGTGCTGGAAAACATGATCGAGCAACCGCGAAAGCACAGGAGCTCCGAGAAAGTGATTCAAATTCTCGGCGTTCCGTGTGAGGCAGTCGTTTCGTTCGTTCAATTCCTCTACACATCTAG GTGCCCTGAAGAATATCTAAAGAAATATGGAATTCATCTTTTAGCGCTATCACACGTTTACCTCGTTCCACATTTGAAGCAGCGATGCACAAAGCACTTGGCTCGAAACTTGTCCATCCATAGCGTTATCGATATACTCCAACTCGCAAGAATGTGCGATGCACCGGATCTCTCACTCAGCTGTATGAAAATGGTGTCCACCCACTTCAAGGCCGTTGAGAAAACGGAGGGCTGGAAGTTCCTGCAAAAACACGACTCTTGGCTTGAGCTTCAAATTCTGCAGTTCATGGATGAATCCGAATTG AGGAAAAAGAGATGCAGAAGGCAGAGGAAAGAGCAGAGGGTTTATCTTCAACTAAGCGACGCAATGGAGTGTTTAGAGCACATCTGTAAAGAAGGGTGCACAAACGTTGGGCCGCTGGACGTGGAACCCACAAAGAAGCAGCCATGTTCTAAATACTCTACGTGTCGTGGAGTTCAACTTCTGATTAAGCACTTTGCAACGTGTGAGAATAGAGTCCACGGAGGAGCTTGCTGGCGGTGCAAACGAATGTGGCAGCTTCTTCGCTTGCATGCCTCCATCTGCCACCAATCCGATGCTTGCAAAGTCCCTCTTTGCAG ACAATTCAAACAAAAAATGAAGCAAGAGAATATTGAAAAAGAGGATGCGAAGTGGAAGCTGCTGGTGAAAAAGGTGTTGTCTGCTAAAACAATTTCTTCAGTTTGTCTTCCCAAAAGGAAGAGAGCAGTAAGGGACGCCATGAGCGCCGATTGCATCAAAAGCTTCCGATTACAATCCGATAGCTGTCATTAA